GGTTAATGGCAAGTGGTTTCATGTGTTTAGTGTGGTAAGAAAGGACAAAGAACAGCCCTTGGTGATGCTGCTTATATTATTGCATCCATATGGTCCCACTTTCACACCCAGTCCCCACACATAAAGCCTAAACCATTAAAGCTTTGCTTACCTCTTTCTTTTTCTATCACTAGCTTAGCCATGgataatttagaaattttaaaatattattttattttaaaaaaaaaagagagaaaattccGTTAGGGTAATGAAAGCTTTCTCAGCGTGCAAGTCATAATCTTCCACGGCTAACTCATCATTATATTTTCTCTATCACTTACATAAAAAGAAATCTAGAATGCATCCAAATTATGGTTAGTTTGTTAATTGATTGGTGATTGTGTAGATATGGTTCAAAGATTTTTATAAGTAATGCCTTCTCTCTACTACTGAATTTGGAATAAAAGGAAAGCTCATAAATATCCGAAtctacataaaattaaaataattaataaagtatgtatattaaggtatattaaaattataaaaacctcGTCTATGAGGGGGAGGGCCtctgatttatatatattaaggtcAGTGGGAGGGGACgctattcttcttcttcttctaattCTCTCTTTCACTTTCCTTTGAGTTGTTTAGACCTAAAACAAAAactctcttcttcttctcactACCATCTCTCCCTATTGGAGAATTTTCTGTTGAATTTCGCTTTCCTTTTTCATTGCATGTATGGATCCTTCCAGAGGACTACACCAGGTATATACTGATATTTGATAACCAAAACATGTCTCTATTATTTTATATTGacatacgtatatatatgttTGATGAAGTCACAAATTTActtttgtttttgttgattttctcTTGTCTGAATAGTCAAAGGGATTTGTAATACTTCTGAACAAAGCCTAATGGATGATCTCTTGTGGAGGCTTTTGTCTATGAATATGTgttcttttatcaattaagtaattttatttctAGATTTGATATCGGCTTCTCATTAATTCATGCTTACGTTAGTCAAttgctttaattttaattgaaatcctctttaactttctcttcatcTCATAccaaatttctgtaatttttctTCCAGGTTGGGCTAAACTTcaattgttttgtttttgtaatgcAGGAGATGGGGAACCCTTTGTCGGAAAGCATGGTGGTTAACTCAAAAGGACAGCAGCAGCAGGAAAGAAAAGCAAGGCCTCAACCAGAAGAAGCGCTAAAGTGCCCAAGATGTGAATCCACCAACACCAAGTTCTGCTATTACAACAACTACAGCCTTTCTCAGCCAAGGTATTTCTGCAAGTCATGCAGGAGGTATTGGACTAAAGGCGGCAATCTCAGGAATGTTCCCGTGGGCGGCGGCTGTAGGAAGAACAAGAGATCATCTTCAAAGAGGACCCAAGACCACGCTTTCACGCCCAGTGCCAACCCACTCATCACTCCCCACCACCACCCCATCCCACCTTTGACTTATGACATCGACACCAATGACCTCACCTTGGCCTTTGCTACCGTCCAGGAACAATCTACTAGTGGGCAGCAGTTAGGGTTTGATGATCATGATGGCGACCTTTCTATTTTTGGAAACCCTAGCTTTAATGGTAATGCACTCACAAGCAGCTTTCTCGGGAACCACAGCAATTTTCAGAGTTATTGCTATGACAACATTGGGATGGGGGGTGCAACCACGGGTCTCAATGGGGAAACCATGCTGCCTTACAATAATCAAGAAATGATTGATTCAACCATGGCAATGGGACAAGACAGTGAGAATAGAGTGTTATGGGGTTTGCCTTGGCAACTCATTGCAGCAGATAATAACATGGTGGGCTTGGGTGATCTTGATTTAGTAAGAGATAACTGGAATGGACTTCTTAATACCCCcctaatgtaaaaaaaaaaaaatgacaatgatgctgtttttttttttttttcttcttccccttATTGTCTGCAATCTGCAAGAAGCAAACAAAGGCATAGACTTTACTCATAGTATTTcagtgttttttctttttaaaattatgactctATCATTTGGTGATATATAGTTCAAATTTGATTGTTAACCAAATCAACGCAATTGCAgaagaaattaaatataatttccatTTTGGATAAAGACATCAtgtttctttcttactttcaggTAGATTCTTGTAATactatcatattattaaatacaCCTTACCAGTTGGCatattataaataattcaaaGAGTTTGAATTTGGGGGATGAAGAATATGGAAGCATCAAAGCACTAATCTCGGGGTGGATATTATGTTCATTCCGAATCTAAATTAAGATATGGGCGTGagagaaatgtcagaaatcaGCTCAAACATTCACATTTCTTTAAGGTATGCATTGACATtaacagcatgtttggttggcaTGAATAGCCATTCCATTCCTTGCCTATTCCGCGCGCTACAGTGATTACACCCCTATTACACTGTTTGGTTCACCGTTTACTATTCCACCGTTTTGCTATTACTTGTTTATTCCCTCAGCACCTGTAATAGGTATTCAGGGGTGGGGGTAAGGAATTGGTATTCACCGTTTACTGATTTCTTCTCCCCAAAATTTTGAGACCAAAATATCCTACTTTCTTCTACCCAAAAAGTTTGCTCCAGATTTCATATCCCCAGATCTCATCCTTCCTTCAAAATTTCTGCCGCTACCAAAAGAACCATGACTCAATTCCCTAATTTTTCCACGAAAATTTCAAATTCTTCTCTCGCCAATACGGCGGAAGATGCCCAGGTGTCGCTGCCCCAGCCCAGGCCGCAGTCTCTGCCTCGCAAGCCGTGGCTCATCGTCAGTCTCGGTAATCCCGGTAAGAAATTCAATGGCACCCGCCACAACGTATTAATACGTCctcgttttaatttttttaacgaatttaatgttcttttaatgatttttttgtttcatttttttaccAACAGGTGGTTTTTATGATGGTAGACGCTATAGCTAAGGCTAAAGGGATTTCTATTAACACAGTTAACTTTAAAGCTCAGATTGGAAAaggtactttttaaaaaaaagttcaatcTTCGAATGACTTTCACTATTGTTAAATTCAAGAACTTCAATATGCTTTGATGTATTGCGTGCCTGTTGAAAATATACCATGGAACTTTGCTGGAATGGGTTATTGTTTCttcataaatttatcatttagaCATGATAGAGTCCCAAATTTCTAATTCTAGACTAGTATATTGCTTTGATATTAAGTTGATTCTACTTCTTCCAATTTTGAATAACTGTATGTAGTGTATTTGAAGGGTATATTTCGTAATGGGTACTTAATTATCTATCCATACTAATATAATGTCTTTGACTGAGTTGGTCTCACTTGTTAAACAgattgttttattgttttattgttttatgGTTTTGGTGATTGAAGGGTATATTTTGCAATTGAAACTTCTAACTGATTGTTTTATGGTTTTGGTGATGAGATGTGCTGTAAAACACtaataattatatattctttGATGTTCATAATCTACCACTAGCCTCCCACATGTCATTAACGAACCTAAGGGAGACATTACCTGCCTGAGGCATCTTGAGAGTGTTTGTAACTTGTATGCCACTCATACCTTAAAAAGTTTTAACTGCAATTGTTTGCAACTTTATTCTTGATTTTGAATGCTTTAGATGAAGATACTGTTTTACATTGTAACCTTGAAGAGTGCATTTAGATTACTCATTGGGAAAAGATCCTCCCTTCTACTACAAAAATAATGGAAGTCTCAACTACTTTGTTTAAAGGGAGTAATTTACCCTCAATTAAAATTATGGccgaaattttaatgatttttaagatatataaaatttaactaaaaaaatatcaACCTTAGATTTAGTTGAAAGTGGATTAGTGACCCTTGGATAATGGAAACTAATTAGATTAAACAGTAAAACAAACAAGAGTGTATTGGATAATGGAAACTGATTAGATTAGAATCCCACCTAAGTTTATCTTTGATTTGGATGATGGCAGACAATAGCAGCTGCAATTCTTAGTGACTtcacaattttcatattttttgagAAACTTATTTAATACGTGGCATAAACTATCCAAAAATCTTCTATACTTCATCTTCTTCCATATTAGTTTAAGCATCAAGATTGGTATTTCCTTATGCATAAAGATAATAAAACATAAGTTCTAGCCTGATagatggaaaataaaaagtaaaagtttattCATTTCAATGAAAATTGTAGGTAAATTACAAATGAATTCATGTTCTAAAATTTTCTTAGGCAACTCAGAATGTCCCATTATGCAATATTTAATTTGAGATAGTTACTTTTTTCGGATTTATAGGAAATGTTCCTGTCATGCTTGCCAAACCGCAAACGTTTATGAACTCAAGTGGTGAGTCTGTAAGTGAGCTATCTCAAAGGGCCTATATAATGTTTTAGAGAGACTAAGATTCTCACCTGATTGAAATTACTATAGTTTTAATATCCATTGGATGGTTTCACTTTACATATTGAAGGTTGGGGCCATTGTATCATATTACAAGATTCCATTGAAGCAAGTTCTGGTGGTAATTTTCTTCCTTTATTATGACTTAATGATAATCTTTTCCCTCCCCCCTCCGCACTTACAGTTCCCTTCTACAGATTTTTGTGCATCCTTGATCCCAACCCACCGCATGAAAAAGTTCCAGATTTGAAGCTTAGAGATTTCTATTTTGTactttatataattgttttttgaTTTGTTGTCTTGCATGAAGTGATCTACTACACTTTCAATGGAGAGAATATTTGCTTAAAGTGTAGGacacaaatgattaaattgtgtTGTTTAAGATTCGAGAATCAAGAGGTCTTAGTCTCCCAATTGACTTCCTTGAGCTAGTTTGATAAGCATGCAAGTCGTATtgtttcttgatgattaatgtGTTGTTTTTTAAGGATAATTGAATTTCTCAAACACTAGTAAACTGTTTTAATcgagaattattattttttctgttttaactattatttttcatttattattcaagttttaatttaatttttatggattGATGTAAtagatttgttttaatttaattgtctAAAATTCAGTACAATATTCAGAAGATAATAGTAATGGTTATTGaatttatgtttattaaaaattaatcaataattGAGTTGAAGTAAACCGGTGAAatgcttacaaataaatattcttttaagtTTGGATTCAATCTTTAAAATTgcatataaaaataccaaaagatgagaacaccgttatataaatatttaattattttattaaaataattaacttagaaacaaatattatatttttgttcatgtaaataattcttaaatttgaatctagataattattttaaattttattaaatcatatattttaattaaaatatatttaatattaattatttcaaattatattttatagtatcatatattatgattttagtaaattcatataagaatattgattattagaattttattaaattatatattttaattaaaatatatttaataattattattttaatttatattttacagtatcatatattatgatttgagtaaattcatataagaatattaattattaagaattttattaaattatatattttaattaaaatatatttaataataattatgtttaaatatgagtaaattatttattattgatattaataatcttattaaaatttaaataaaataatttaccaaaacaaatttctgctaattattaagaattttattaaattatatattttaattaaaatatattaaataataattatgtttaaatatgattaaattatttatttttgataataaataatcttattaaaatttaaataacaataacaataatcatttaccaaaacaaatttatgctaagggtattctggtcattttagttttctccattatgctattacacctctattacattcaaccaaacacagttttactattacgcctctattccattacattcaaccaaacagttggaAATATTGTGGCATTATATAAGATGATACTGTACAAGACTAATTTTCCATTTGGAATACTTATGGTTTTCAAACTTGAATCATAAAAGGAGAAACATGTAAGAAAATCTTTGACTGGCTATCCCAATGAAACTCCAACATGTCTTAGAATGAAAGGACAGTCACGTCGTACATGGAAGTTTAATaccaaaataacatatttaaaatccTCCCTTTCAACTTGGGTTACTATTGGTAATATTTAAATGTCTTTAATTCAGATCAAGAAAATATTTAGTATATTGTTATATTGTTATATTAAAgtattgataaatattttataaaaaatataataaaatattaaaaaaaataaatatttgaagcAAAATACACCGTTAAATTCTTGTGTAAGAGTGTCGACAAAGCCTCTCTTTCCTTGAAGAAAATATGCTTCTTGaaatcttaattaattaacaaatttaggcttttcatttaaatttattctaaataaTTAGGGAACTGAATTTGCGGTCTACCGCTTTGATTAGAAttgttcaaaacaaaaaaaaatccatttcgAGCAGCAGTTTTTGACAATATGCTAAGATGTTTTATTGTCTGAACAACCACTACTTTTTCTTTTATCACACCAACTTTTATGTTACATTCACacaccaaacattaaaatttcgaCAGTCCACATATCTCAAatcatattttagttatttaaatttaaaatgttatattttagtcatttatattattatattataatattttagtcacaCAACCATTAATTGTCATTAACATTATAATAGTAAGTTAATGTGACACGTTAAGtcatcattttaaataaaaattttaggttaaattatacaattgatcctttttttttgaccaattttttttatgtttttttaactttctttattttGCATCCTCTTCTACTTTTCCCTCTATTATTTCCATAtctttaacatagtttttctatgttttctattttttaaaactagTACATATACTCTTATTTTGGTATTGGATATTTCCTGTACATTTTGTTTAATCTTCCTTTTGATTAGTCTTTAATATGGTTTCAGCTTAAGGTAACAATTTTCTATTGATCTTCGATGAAAATccagaataaattttttttaaatctttttttttcttattatagaCAATTGTGAGTTGGGGCTTGCGATATTTTACAAGTATTGCTAAAGCTATAAAAAAGGATCTAAAAATGGATGATTTTATAGAATTGTTGAACTTGATATTTCAATGAAGATTCTCATGAATTTGGTTAAACATTCTGATCTCATTAGGGTTAGCTTAGTTTCTAGTTCTTGACATCTATTTGGTAAGCACATTAATGTCTTTGGTAGAATTTAGCTCGGTATTCTATTAAATAGCAAAGAAGAAATGATATTGATTAATTCAATAGGTCGATTTTATTCATCTTACTGTGATCAAAATGGTCTTTGGGTTTACACAGAGAGTTTGTAATCAAAGATATTTGGCtttaacaaataaagaaataaaaataaaaaaaaattaaattgttcaaaaaaaagtaTCGGGACTAGTTTTATAACAAaaggaaaacatagaaaaactacgttaaaagaaatggagaagggaggaagaTAGaaggagaagtagaagagaatgaaaaataaagaaaaaaaaagaaagctaaaagaacacaaaagaaaagaattaaattgctcaaaatgaaaaaatatagggaccaattgtataatttaacccaaaaat
The Gossypium hirsutum isolate 1008001.06 chromosome A07, Gossypium_hirsutum_v2.1, whole genome shotgun sequence genome window above contains:
- the LOC107931094 gene encoding peptidyl-tRNA hydrolase, chloroplastic-like isoform X2; this translates as MPRCRCPSPGRSLCLASRGSSSVSVIPVVFMMVDAIAKAKGISINTVNFKAQIGKGNVPVMLAKPQTFMNSSGESVGAIVSYYKIPLKQVLVIFVHP
- the LOC107931094 gene encoding uncharacterized protein isoform X1, whose amino-acid sequence is MPRCRCPSPGRSLCLASRGSSSVSVIPVVFMMVDAIAKAKGISINTVNFKAQIGKGNVPVMLAKPQTFMNSSGWGHCIILQDSIEASSGDFCASLIPTHRMKKFQI
- the LOC107953118 gene encoding dof zinc finger protein DOF2.1, which produces MDPSRGLHQEMGNPLSESMVVNSKGQQQQERKARPQPEEALKCPRCESTNTKFCYYNNYSLSQPRYFCKSCRRYWTKGGNLRNVPVGGGCRKNKRSSSKRTQDHAFTPSANPLITPHHHPIPPLTYDIDTNDLTLAFATVQEQSTSGQQLGFDDHDGDLSIFGNPSFNGNALTSSFLGNHSNFQSYCYDNIGMGGATTGLNGETMLPYNNQEMIDSTMAMGQDSENRVLWGLPWQLIAADNNMVGLGDLDLVRDNWNGLLNTPLM